ATCAGGCCCGCTTCAACACCCCTGGCACGGCGGGGGAGGCCAACTGGAGCTGGCGGCTGGAGCAACCTGTGCAGCAGCTCAGTGAGCCGATCGCTGCCCTGGCCGCCCTGGCGGCCCGTTACGGCAGATCGGCGGGCGGCGCAACCGACGGGAGCGCTGCTGGCGCTGCCGCTGAGCCCCGCGCTGCTGCCGGCGGCACGCGGTAAACCCCCGGCCGCCCGGCTTCGGCCTCCAGCGGCTGCTCGTTCCAACGCACGGCCCCGCTGCCCGCCGCCGGTGGGGGAGTGAGCTGCACCTGCAGCGGTGGCTGCATCTGCAGCACGAGGGAGCCCCGCGCCCCTTGCAGCCGGGTGCCTTCTCCCGATTCGCTGCTCAACTGGAGGCTTGTGGGCTGATCCAGCCGCAGGCGCAGCACGCCAGGACCACCCCCCGCCTGGCGCGCTTCCCGGCTCCATTGCTTCTGCGCCACCCCACGGGCCGCCTGCTGGAGGGGCCGCAGGTCGGGGTGGACCTGCAGCAGCAGGGCATTGCTGTCGGGCGGTTTCACCCGCTCCGCTTCCGTGAGCGGCGGCACGGGCCGCAGCGTGAGCTGGTTGGCCGCCGCCAGCTGC
Above is a window of Synechococcus sp. MW101C3 DNA encoding:
- a CDS encoding helix-turn-helix transcriptional regulator, whose translation is MPRPRITSLLPQALRRRLRLEPSAAASAPPAPEDPLLQLGRLLRQKREEQGLSLRQLATETRISTPVIEALERGWRDRLPEPAYLRTMLALLEQHLGLEPGALNAALPLQAHPLDDHSKQPSLLRRFTPGSIDVFTSWQGTVLYGLLTAGLIYAVNLQQQQLAAANQLTLRPVPPLTEAERVKPPDSNALLLQVHPDLRPLQQAARGVAQKQWSREARQAGGGPGVLRLRLDQPTSLQLSSESGEGTRLQGARGSLVLQMQPPLQVQLTPPPAAGSGAVRWNEQPLEAEAGRPGVYRVPPAAARGSAAAPAALPSVAPPADLP